From Callospermophilus lateralis isolate mCalLat2 chromosome 5, mCalLat2.hap1, whole genome shotgun sequence, a single genomic window includes:
- the Zcchc9 gene encoding zinc finger CCHC domain-containing protein 9, which produces MTRWARVTTTHNKRPLPATSWEDMKKGSSEGTSQNLPNRKQPEANRLSLKNVAPQAKHKKNKKKKEYLNEDVNGFMEYLKQNSQMVHNGEMIAMDSQEVREEIAVALKKDSRREGRRLKRQAAKKNAMVCFHCRKPGHGVADCPAALENQDMGTGICYRCGSTEHEITKCKAKVDPALGEFPFAKCFVCGEMGHLSRSCPDNPKGLYADGGGCKLCGSVEHFKKDCPESQNSDRMVTVGRWAKGMSADYEEILDVPKPKKPKTKIPKVVNF; this is translated from the exons ATGACCAGGTGGGCACGAGTTACTACTACACATAATAAGAGACCCTTGCCTGCAACATCATGGGAGGACATGAAGAAGGGGTCCTCTGAGGGAACAAGCCAAAATCTACCAAATCGTAAACAACCTGAAGCCAATAGACTGTCCCTTAAAAATGTTGCACCACAAGCaaaacataaaaagaacaaaaagaagaaagagtacTTAAATGAAGATGTGAATGGATTCATGGAATACCTAAAACAGAACTCACAGATGGTTCACAATGGGGAGATGATAGCAATGGACAGCCAGGAAGTAAGGGAAGAAATTGCAGTTGCTTTAAAGAAAGACAGTCGTCGGGAAGGAAGACGATTAAAAAGACAAGCAGCAAAGAAAAATGCAATG GTATGTTTCCACTGTAGAAAACCTGGCCATGGAGTTGCAGATTGCCCAGCTGCCCTTGAAAATCAAGATATGGGCACTGGAATATGTTATCGATGTGGGTCCACAGAGCACGAAATAACCAAGTGCAAAGCTAAAGTAGACCCAGCTCTTG GTGAATTTCCTTTTGCAAAATGTTTTGTTTGTGGGGAAATGGGGCATCTGTCCCGTTCATGTCCTGATAATCCCAAAGGACTCTATGCTGATG GTGGTGGTTGCAAACTTTGTGGTTCTGTGGAACACTTTAAGAaagattgccctgaaagtcagaatTCAG ATCGAATGGTCACAGTTGGTCGCTGGGCAAAAGGGATGAGTGCAGACTATGAAGAAATTTTGGATGTGCCAAAACCAAAGaaacccaaaacaaaaatacCTAAAGTTGTCAATTTTTAA